A window of the Dyadobacter pollutisoli genome harbors these coding sequences:
- a CDS encoding FecR family protein, whose protein sequence is MSSRNRNKFRSIVGRYLRGGADEEEVDMIEKYYKLFSGKPDQLSKLSEEELADVRGRMKDNIAKRIAVQPARSRPLWSGAFWRVAAAILILIGAGWVFFVVKQQREPQVSVLVSKTIIQQSVKGQTKFVMLPDGSRVVLHGDTRIEYDRDFNSKTREVSLTGEAYFDVVHINTNGQKPRPFVIRTGKIRTTVLGTAFSIKSLPTGSEVVVTVTRGKVRVDDGEKHTSLLTANQQMTYNTHTTVADEKAVKSQELTAWVQADMVFEETPFGELAEMLAKRYDVKIAFQNPQLQKCLITGRFSGTETLEEVFKVLTLTSNTKYALDGGELVLSGEGCR, encoded by the coding sequence ATGTCAAGCAGAAATAGGAATAAGTTCAGGTCGATAGTCGGGAGGTATCTCAGAGGGGGTGCCGATGAGGAAGAAGTCGACATGATCGAAAAATACTATAAGCTTTTTTCGGGTAAACCGGATCAGCTTTCCAAGCTTTCGGAAGAAGAGCTGGCGGATGTACGCGGAAGAATGAAGGACAATATTGCAAAGCGCATTGCTGTCCAGCCAGCGCGGTCGCGACCATTGTGGAGTGGCGCTTTCTGGCGCGTGGCTGCGGCGATCCTTATCCTGATCGGCGCGGGCTGGGTCTTCTTTGTTGTAAAGCAACAGCGGGAACCGCAAGTCAGCGTTTTGGTCTCGAAAACCATCATCCAACAGTCTGTAAAAGGGCAGACGAAGTTTGTAATGCTGCCGGATGGGAGCCGGGTGGTGCTGCACGGCGATACGCGGATCGAATATGATCGCGATTTTAACAGCAAAACCCGGGAAGTGTCACTCACCGGCGAAGCTTATTTTGATGTGGTGCATATAAATACGAATGGTCAGAAACCACGTCCGTTTGTGATCAGGACGGGGAAAATCAGGACGACGGTGCTCGGTACTGCATTCAGCATTAAATCACTGCCTACTGGAAGTGAAGTGGTGGTGACGGTTACACGGGGTAAGGTGCGGGTGGATGACGGAGAGAAACACACGAGCTTACTGACGGCGAACCAGCAGATGACCTACAATACCCATACGACCGTCGCGGATGAAAAGGCTGTAAAATCGCAAGAGCTCACCGCCTGGGTACAGGCAGATATGGTGTTCGAGGAGACACCTTTCGGAGAGTTGGCGGAGATGCTGGCCAAACGCTATGACGTAAAGATCGCCTTTCAAAATCCGCAGTTGCAAAAATGCCTGATTACAGGCCGGTTTTCAGGGACGGAAACCCTGGAAGAAGTCTTTAAAGTACTGACCCTAACCAGCAATACAAAATATGCCCTGGACGGTGGTGAACTGGTGTTAAGTGGCGAAGGCTGCCGTTAA